A genomic window from Aminivibrio sp. includes:
- the lpxK gene encoding tetraacyldisaccharide 4'-kinase: protein MSLLKSYLSFARGETALSPWGITYPFGVVARAVVSLRNFGYDHGLVPPVEPPLPVVSVGNITLGGTNKTPFVEMLCRMFLEAGIPVGIVSRGYGGTTKDPVVLSSITLRESDGFCAEDIAALRGLVGDEPLLLASRLRGVPVAVSKDRLRDIEALSDRNVKLIVADDAFQHRRMARDVDIALVDACCPFGNGWVAPAGILREPPAELSRASLVVITKADQVPVEKLRTLTDEIRRFVPEEKIFYSRLSVPTWRRWNGCWSAECCEAPRTVLAFSAIGSPESFRRSLEQQGITIVREHRFKDHHRYGREDMEMLEKAFAGCGAEAMTCTEKDIYNLPTDWRPSRDILVPLISTELDDEPRFRKALAGALRPRIVVASNGYGEDSMGALLARKFRERFPVAAVSSFPIVGKGEHYLREGIPVDSVPEDSPSGGVIKYRLSDLWRDLRSGLLRSIARQMGAWKRLRGAIRTPVCVGDVYLLLHALWGQGQLPVLVATAKTVYLSGHWRLERFIIKHRSRIAWTRDRDTAEELLRSGATARFDGNPIMDLTCDNTIEKVAWGEKDGFRVLLLPGSRSRAYQDVRLLLDAVELLSERVSCSYLMVIAPTLDMEELLASCRGWTSFEEDGRKGIRKGKATISLFFGPLPAVTEGAHLLIGLGGTANQVCAGMGVPVVSIEEKGKFVQKKLLGESELLVPPTARDLAGGAEKILADEELRLRMAREGRERLGGPGALDMVVEHTASAMGWELRCEVYSTLSERWGSV from the coding sequence ATGAGCCTCCTCAAGAGCTACCTTTCCTTCGCCCGGGGAGAAACGGCCCTCTCCCCCTGGGGAATCACCTACCCCTTCGGGGTTGTGGCCAGGGCCGTGGTATCCCTCCGGAACTTCGGCTACGACCACGGCCTCGTTCCTCCCGTGGAACCTCCCCTTCCTGTGGTCAGCGTGGGGAACATCACCCTGGGCGGGACAAACAAGACTCCCTTCGTGGAAATGCTCTGCCGCATGTTCCTCGAGGCGGGTATCCCCGTGGGGATTGTCAGCAGGGGGTACGGCGGCACAACCAAGGATCCGGTGGTGCTCTCCTCGATCACCCTCCGGGAAAGCGACGGCTTCTGTGCGGAAGACATCGCCGCCCTCCGGGGGCTCGTGGGGGACGAACCGTTGCTGCTGGCCTCCCGGCTGCGGGGCGTCCCCGTGGCGGTGTCCAAGGACCGGCTCCGTGACATTGAAGCCCTCTCGGACAGGAATGTGAAGCTCATAGTCGCCGACGACGCCTTCCAGCACCGGCGGATGGCCAGGGACGTGGATATCGCCCTGGTGGACGCCTGCTGCCCCTTCGGGAACGGGTGGGTGGCCCCCGCCGGCATTCTTCGGGAACCTCCCGCGGAGCTGTCCAGGGCATCCCTGGTGGTGATCACCAAGGCGGACCAGGTACCGGTCGAAAAGCTGCGCACCCTGACGGACGAGATCCGGCGCTTCGTGCCGGAAGAGAAGATTTTCTATTCCCGGCTCTCGGTTCCCACCTGGAGGCGGTGGAACGGGTGCTGGAGTGCGGAGTGCTGCGAAGCCCCCCGCACCGTCCTTGCCTTTTCCGCCATCGGAAGCCCGGAGAGTTTTCGGAGATCCCTGGAGCAGCAGGGAATAACCATCGTCAGGGAACACCGGTTCAAGGACCACCACCGGTACGGCCGGGAAGACATGGAGATGCTCGAAAAAGCCTTCGCCGGGTGCGGGGCGGAAGCCATGACCTGCACCGAGAAGGATATCTACAACCTCCCCACTGACTGGAGACCCTCCCGGGACATCCTCGTCCCCCTCATCTCCACGGAGCTCGACGACGAACCCCGCTTCCGGAAGGCTCTCGCGGGAGCCCTCCGGCCCAGGATCGTGGTGGCGTCCAACGGCTACGGCGAAGACTCCATGGGAGCCCTCCTGGCGAGAAAGTTCAGAGAACGGTTTCCCGTTGCGGCCGTCTCCTCCTTTCCCATCGTGGGCAAGGGGGAGCATTACCTCAGGGAAGGCATTCCAGTGGACTCGGTCCCCGAGGATTCTCCCAGCGGCGGGGTCATCAAGTATCGCCTGTCCGACCTTTGGAGAGACCTCCGGTCGGGCCTTCTCCGCTCCATCGCCAGGCAGATGGGGGCGTGGAAGCGGCTCCGGGGGGCCATCCGCACTCCCGTCTGCGTGGGGGATGTCTACCTCCTGCTCCACGCCCTGTGGGGCCAGGGGCAGCTCCCCGTCCTGGTGGCCACGGCCAAAACGGTTTACCTCAGCGGTCACTGGCGGCTCGAACGGTTCATCATCAAGCACAGAAGCCGCATCGCCTGGACCCGGGACAGGGACACCGCCGAGGAACTTCTCCGGTCCGGCGCCACTGCCCGGTTCGACGGCAATCCCATAATGGACCTGACCTGTGATAATACTATCGAGAAGGTGGCATGGGGCGAAAAGGACGGTTTTCGGGTTCTCCTCCTGCCCGGCAGTCGCAGCAGGGCCTACCAGGACGTCCGGCTCCTTCTCGACGCCGTGGAGCTGCTGAGCGAACGCGTTTCCTGCTCATACCTCATGGTCATCGCCCCCACCCTCGACATGGAGGAACTGCTGGCATCCTGCCGGGGCTGGACCTCCTTCGAAGAGGACGGACGGAAAGGAATACGGAAAGGAAAGGCAACCATCTCCCTCTTCTTCGGTCCCCTTCCCGCCGTCACGGAGGGAGCCCACCTGCTCATCGGCCTGGGCGGCACGGCGAACCAGGTCTGTGCCGGTATGGGTGTACCCGTGGTGTCCATAGAGGAGAAGGGGAAGTTTGTGCAGAAAAAACTGCTCGGAGAATCGGAGCTCCTCGTCCCGCCCACGGCCCGGGACCTTGCCGGCGGCGCGGAGAAAATACTCGCCGATGAGGAACTCCGCCTCCGGATGGCCAGAGAGGGACGGGAGCGCCTCGGCGGTCCCGGCGCCCTCGACATGGTGGTGGAACACACCGCGTCCGCCATGGGATGGGAACTCCGGTGCGAAGTGTATTCGACGCTGTCGGAGCGCTGGGGCAGCGTATGA
- the kdsA gene encoding 3-deoxy-8-phosphooctulonate synthase, producing the protein MSDKEQKAAFTPVRVADLSGEGRWDFVIGEGSLALIAGPCALETPELGLEIAETVRDLCRPLGINYIFKASFDKANRTSLKGFRGPGLEEGLIHLARIGRKAGVPVLTDIHESWQADSAARSVDILQIPAFLCRQTDLLLAAARTGRPLNVKKAQFLAPWDMKHVLEKCREGGAPSVMLCERGTTMGYGQLVVDMRSLPVMRSFGCPVVFDGTHSVQMPGAAGSASGGDRRFILPLARAAVAAGVDALFLETHPRPEKALSDGPNLVPLRKMKFLLEQLAELHSLVRDRLGMPSLEWAGEDR; encoded by the coding sequence ATGAGCGATAAAGAACAAAAAGCGGCCTTCACCCCGGTCCGGGTGGCAGACCTTTCCGGCGAGGGACGCTGGGATTTTGTCATAGGGGAGGGGAGCCTCGCCCTGATCGCAGGCCCCTGCGCCCTGGAAACCCCCGAACTGGGACTGGAGATCGCCGAGACGGTGCGGGACCTCTGCAGGCCCCTGGGAATCAACTACATCTTCAAGGCCTCCTTCGACAAGGCCAACCGCACGTCCCTGAAAGGATTCCGGGGCCCCGGCCTGGAAGAGGGACTCATCCACCTGGCCCGCATCGGCCGGAAGGCCGGCGTTCCGGTGCTCACAGACATTCATGAATCATGGCAGGCCGATTCAGCCGCCCGTTCCGTGGACATCCTCCAGATACCGGCCTTTCTCTGCCGCCAGACGGACCTTCTCCTTGCCGCAGCCCGGACCGGCAGGCCCCTCAACGTGAAGAAGGCCCAGTTTCTCGCCCCCTGGGACATGAAGCATGTCCTGGAGAAATGCCGGGAGGGCGGAGCTCCTTCAGTGATGCTCTGCGAGCGGGGGACCACCATGGGGTACGGCCAGCTGGTGGTGGACATGCGGTCCCTGCCGGTCATGCGCTCCTTCGGTTGCCCCGTGGTCTTCGACGGCACCCACAGCGTCCAGATGCCGGGAGCCGCGGGCAGCGCAAGCGGCGGCGACCGCCGCTTCATCCTTCCCCTTGCCAGGGCCGCCGTCGCCGCCGGGGTGGACGCCCTTTTCCTGGAAACCCACCCCCGCCCGGAAAAAGCCCTCAGCGACGGCCCCAATCTCGTTCCCCTCAGGAAGATGAAGTTCCTCCTGGAGCAGCTTGCCGAGCTCCACTCCCTGGTGAGGGACAGACTCGGCATGCCGTCCCTGGAGTGGGCCGGGGAGGATCGATGA
- a CDS encoding glycosyltransferase N-terminal domain-containing protein, which yields MVYPWLAKKYAPGLNERRALYPGEKAGGFPERPLWIHAVSVGEVQSAWPLLDLLARENPGEQILLSTTTATGRETAFRLADGLFGEHIYYPWDVPRIVRRSLDRIRPKGYIVMETEIWPAMLMELKNRSIPAFLANGRFSERTARNVRKRPSFWRHVYNLFSLLLVRSAADRDFLADLGVPGEKVRVTGDCKVDALLLRKRAADLTRIRKIVAGQGPVFVAGSTHQGEESIVLAAFRHVRARIPEARLVIAPRHPERSGDVLEAASRTAEAALLSEAERPGGASWDILVIDRIGVLFDLYGVSDGAFIGGSLVDKGGQNIMEPAVFGIPFSHGPYMRDFVEAAGELEKLGAATLVRTEAEMAAHWERCLDRNEREKARLASGAYFQAAGGAARVTLEEIRREMTKK from the coding sequence GTGGTCTACCCCTGGCTGGCGAAGAAATACGCCCCTGGCCTGAACGAGCGGCGGGCCCTTTATCCCGGGGAGAAGGCAGGCGGGTTTCCTGAACGGCCTCTCTGGATCCATGCTGTTTCGGTGGGGGAGGTGCAGTCCGCCTGGCCTCTTCTCGATCTGCTCGCTCGGGAGAATCCGGGAGAGCAGATCCTCCTCTCCACCACTACCGCCACGGGGCGGGAAACGGCCTTCCGCCTTGCTGACGGGCTTTTCGGAGAACACATCTACTACCCCTGGGATGTCCCTCGGATCGTCCGCCGGTCCCTCGACCGGATCCGCCCGAAAGGGTATATTGTGATGGAGACGGAAATCTGGCCCGCCATGCTCATGGAGCTGAAGAACCGCTCCATACCTGCCTTCCTGGCCAACGGACGCTTCTCCGAGAGGACGGCCCGGAATGTCCGGAAGCGTCCCTCTTTCTGGAGGCATGTCTACAATCTCTTTTCCCTGCTGCTGGTGCGCTCCGCCGCCGACCGGGATTTCCTGGCGGATCTGGGGGTTCCGGGAGAAAAGGTCCGGGTCACCGGCGACTGCAAGGTGGATGCCCTGCTGCTCCGGAAACGGGCGGCGGATCTTACCCGGATCCGGAAAATTGTGGCGGGACAAGGCCCCGTCTTCGTGGCGGGAAGCACACACCAGGGAGAGGAATCGATCGTCCTCGCCGCCTTCCGGCACGTACGGGCGCGGATCCCTGAAGCCCGGCTGGTCATTGCCCCCCGCCATCCGGAGAGAAGCGGGGACGTGCTGGAGGCGGCCTCACGGACGGCGGAAGCCGCCCTTCTGTCAGAAGCCGAACGGCCCGGCGGGGCATCATGGGACATCCTCGTGATCGACCGGATCGGCGTGCTCTTCGACCTCTACGGTGTGTCCGACGGCGCCTTCATCGGCGGCAGCCTGGTGGACAAGGGCGGGCAGAACATCATGGAACCCGCCGTTTTCGGGATACCCTTTTCCCACGGCCCCTACATGCGGGATTTCGTGGAAGCGGCAGGGGAGCTGGAAAAACTGGGGGCGGCAACCCTCGTCAGGACAGAGGCGGAAATGGCCGCCCACTGGGAGCGGTGCCTGGACCGCAATGAACGGGAAAAGGCGCGCCTCGCCTCCGGTGCCTACTTTCAGGCTGCGGGGGGAGCCGCGAGGGTCACTCTCGAAGAAATCCGCAGGGAGATGACAAAGAAATGA
- a CDS encoding KpsF/GutQ family sugar-phosphate isomerase has product MICLPWEREGRCLSDEQLLEAGKGILRSEAAEIQRAADRMDMELVRAARIIHSCRGRLVVAGMGKSGIIGRKIAATLASLGTPSFFLHAAEGSHGDLGMVCRDDAALILSNSGTTAEVLSILPHFRRLGAPIIAITGGLKSPLAQNADVVLDSSVVSEAGIPAEVTPADGTGQDEDALNLAPLCSTTLQLAIGDALAGMVTELRGLRPEDFALFHPGGALGRRLLTRTRDVMATGEKLPIVGLSVKVSDALFEMTSKGYGATIIVDDRGDLAGIFTDGDLRRLIARKGVECLSEEVSGVMIANPLVIAPDKLAAEAVRIMEQREISAIIVVEGKRPVGILHLHDLLKAGVA; this is encoded by the coding sequence ATGATCTGCCTTCCCTGGGAGCGGGAGGGGCGATGCCTCTCCGATGAACAGCTCCTTGAGGCCGGAAAGGGAATCCTTCGGTCCGAGGCGGCCGAGATCCAGCGGGCGGCGGACAGGATGGACATGGAGCTTGTCCGGGCCGCCAGGATCATCCACTCCTGCAGGGGGCGCCTCGTGGTGGCCGGTATGGGCAAGTCGGGGATCATCGGCAGGAAAATCGCCGCGACCCTCGCTTCCCTGGGTACGCCCTCCTTTTTCCTCCACGCGGCTGAAGGTTCCCACGGCGACCTGGGGATGGTCTGCCGGGACGACGCCGCCCTCATCCTGAGCAACAGCGGGACCACGGCGGAGGTGCTCTCCATCCTGCCCCACTTCCGGAGGCTCGGAGCGCCCATCATCGCCATAACGGGAGGGCTGAAATCGCCCCTGGCCCAGAACGCCGACGTGGTCCTCGACTCCTCGGTGGTCTCCGAGGCCGGCATCCCGGCGGAGGTCACCCCTGCTGACGGCACGGGACAGGACGAGGACGCCCTGAACCTGGCCCCCCTCTGCAGCACCACCCTCCAACTCGCCATAGGGGACGCCCTCGCGGGGATGGTGACGGAACTCCGGGGCCTTCGCCCGGAGGATTTCGCCCTTTTCCACCCGGGGGGAGCCCTGGGCCGGCGGTTGCTGACACGGACCCGGGACGTGATGGCCACGGGGGAGAAGCTTCCCATAGTGGGGCTTTCCGTGAAGGTGAGCGACGCCCTCTTCGAGATGACCAGCAAGGGATACGGGGCCACCATCATCGTGGATGACCGGGGGGACCTGGCGGGAATCTTCACCGACGGCGACCTCCGGCGGCTCATCGCCCGGAAGGGCGTGGAATGCCTCTCCGAAGAGGTGTCGGGAGTCATGATCGCCAACCCCCTGGTGATCGCCCCGGACAAGCTTGCCGCGGAAGCGGTCCGGATCATGGAACAGCGGGAGATCTCCGCCATCATCGTGGTGGAGGGGAAGCGACCCGTGGGCATCCTCCACCTCCACGATCTTCTCAAGGCGGGGGTGGCCTGA
- a CDS encoding ABC transporter ATP-binding protein: protein MSLKTTQQGGESRGKKSVYLRLLACARPYRKRFFLAVGCMFLASACNVVPPWLLKNVVDDVLIARNTTILNTLPFLLVALFAGKGIASYGHQYLMNWVGQNVVMDLRLRLYDHIQRMSLRYLYGNRLGEIMSRITNDVTILQNLVTSVLINLVVQSVSFLGMVGFLLYINWKLTLITFAILPPTVLILDRASKKLRVVGHTIQSELAGLSAVVQEAFSAVRIVRSFATEDLELSRFRRSNRENFRAVMHGVQVQAALAATIELALITALALILWLGGRQVVGGGQTPGELIAFLGYLAFLVQPIRAFTSVIGSMQLGLAAAERIFGLLDIPGEVESPANPVPLGVLEGRIAFRNVTFSYTEGQPVLRDISLEIAPGEKVALVGPTGSGKSTLADLIPRFYDPDSGTVLVDGADLRRVNLRELRKQIGIVPQESLLMKGTIAFNISYGLPELSPEQIREAADIAGILSFIESLPEGFETEVGERGVTLSGGQRQRIAIARAVVRNPRILILDEATSSLDLEVERQVQEAMNRAMKGRTSLVIAHRLSTVRNADRIVVLDGGRIVEQGRHEDLLAFGGMYSRLHNLQFDRGTGK, encoded by the coding sequence ATGAGCCTGAAGACTACCCAACAAGGCGGCGAAAGCCGGGGAAAGAAATCGGTCTACCTTCGGCTCCTTGCCTGCGCCCGCCCCTACCGAAAACGGTTTTTCCTCGCGGTAGGGTGCATGTTCCTCGCGTCGGCCTGCAACGTGGTCCCTCCCTGGCTGCTCAAAAACGTGGTGGACGATGTCCTCATCGCCCGGAATACGACCATACTCAACACCCTTCCTTTCCTCCTGGTGGCCCTCTTCGCCGGGAAGGGCATCGCCTCCTACGGCCACCAGTACCTGATGAACTGGGTGGGGCAGAACGTGGTCATGGATCTTCGCCTGCGGCTTTACGACCACATCCAGAGAATGTCCCTCCGGTATCTCTACGGGAACCGCCTCGGTGAGATCATGTCCCGCATCACCAACGACGTGACCATCCTCCAGAACCTGGTCACCTCCGTGCTGATCAATCTTGTCGTCCAGTCGGTCTCCTTCCTCGGCATGGTGGGCTTTCTGCTGTACATCAACTGGAAACTCACCCTCATCACTTTCGCCATACTGCCCCCCACCGTGCTGATCCTCGACCGGGCGTCGAAGAAGCTCCGGGTCGTGGGACACACCATCCAGAGCGAGCTCGCGGGGCTCTCCGCGGTGGTGCAGGAGGCCTTTTCGGCGGTGCGGATCGTCCGCTCCTTCGCCACGGAGGACCTTGAGCTATCCCGCTTCCGCAGGAGCAACCGGGAGAACTTCAGGGCGGTGATGCACGGCGTCCAGGTGCAGGCAGCCCTGGCAGCAACCATCGAGCTGGCCCTCATCACCGCCCTGGCCCTCATCCTCTGGCTCGGCGGAAGGCAAGTCGTCGGGGGCGGCCAGACCCCCGGAGAGCTCATCGCCTTCCTTGGGTACCTTGCGTTCCTGGTTCAGCCCATCCGGGCCTTCACCTCCGTGATCGGCTCCATGCAGCTCGGCCTCGCGGCGGCCGAGCGCATCTTCGGCCTTCTGGACATTCCCGGGGAGGTGGAGTCCCCGGCGAACCCGGTCCCCCTGGGGGTGCTGGAAGGGCGCATTGCCTTCCGGAACGTCACCTTCTCCTACACCGAAGGGCAGCCGGTCCTCAGGGACATTTCCCTTGAAATCGCCCCCGGAGAAAAAGTGGCCCTGGTGGGACCCACTGGTTCGGGCAAGTCTACTCTCGCCGACCTCATCCCCCGGTTCTACGACCCCGACAGCGGAACAGTCCTTGTGGACGGCGCGGACCTCAGGAGGGTGAACCTCCGGGAGCTGAGAAAGCAGATCGGGATCGTTCCCCAGGAGTCCCTCCTGATGAAGGGGACCATCGCCTTCAACATCTCCTACGGCCTGCCGGAACTTTCTCCGGAGCAGATACGGGAAGCCGCGGACATCGCGGGCATCCTTTCCTTCATCGAATCCCTCCCTGAAGGGTTCGAAACGGAGGTTGGGGAGCGGGGCGTCACCCTGAGCGGAGGGCAGAGGCAGCGTATCGCCATCGCCCGGGCGGTGGTGCGCAACCCGAGGATCCTCATCCTCGACGAGGCCACATCCTCCCTGGACCTCGAGGTGGAGCGGCAGGTCCAGGAGGCCATGAACCGGGCCATGAAGGGACGGACCTCCCTCGTCATCGCCCATCGTCTTTCCACAGTACGGAATGCCGACCGGATCGTGGTCCTTGACGGCGGGCGCATTGTAGAGCAGGGGCGGCACGAGGATCTTCTTGCCTTTGGTGGAATGTACAGCAGGCTCCACAACCTCCAGTTCGACCGGGGAACGGGAAAATGA
- a CDS encoding cdisaccharide synthetase, with the protein MKSVLLLANGPGELWGWVRPVAAELKRRSRNVTLLLLPCQFASGEERRVAENLAPDELRGPSGLAGTLRDALVLGRTAEAVLQLGGDPAWGRIAAWAGRAPLLCYAYGRKNGLSSFDRVFTAYPPMAELMGEGVQVVGDLVRDSLALDGQDFSGDDAAPAVLFFPGSRAAIREFSFPFLREMLPFLKNRAPGWRFSVVLSPFSTQGEEEAWRSAGFYSARGAEAFRGAEFAVTQPGTNTLELMYRRIPFCVLVPFTSLRKIPLPGLPGLFASLPGIGPSLRETVLRRRRKKMELLAWPNRLAGRMLAEEFIGDYSPETAAEFVISWLRDRSRRDGLRDALGEVAASAPPGAAAAVADEIERMAVRE; encoded by the coding sequence ATGAAGTCCGTCCTTCTCCTCGCCAACGGCCCGGGAGAGCTCTGGGGATGGGTCCGTCCCGTGGCGGCGGAACTGAAGCGCCGTTCCCGGAATGTAACCCTCCTTCTTCTTCCCTGCCAATTTGCCTCCGGCGAGGAGCGAAGAGTGGCGGAAAACCTAGCTCCTGACGAACTCCGGGGACCTTCAGGTCTCGCGGGAACGCTGAGGGACGCCCTTGTTCTGGGGCGCACCGCCGAGGCCGTCCTCCAGCTCGGGGGTGACCCGGCCTGGGGCCGGATCGCCGCCTGGGCTGGACGGGCCCCTCTTTTGTGCTATGCTTACGGCAGAAAAAACGGCCTTTCCTCCTTCGACAGGGTCTTCACAGCCTATCCTCCTATGGCGGAACTCATGGGAGAAGGTGTACAGGTAGTCGGGGACCTGGTCAGGGATTCGCTCGCCCTCGACGGGCAGGATTTCTCCGGGGACGATGCGGCGCCGGCGGTCCTGTTTTTCCCAGGGAGCCGGGCCGCCATCCGGGAGTTTTCCTTCCCCTTTCTCAGGGAAATGCTGCCTTTCCTGAAGAACCGGGCCCCGGGATGGCGTTTCAGCGTCGTCCTCTCTCCGTTTTCCACCCAAGGAGAGGAGGAGGCGTGGCGCTCTGCGGGCTTTTATTCCGCCAGGGGCGCTGAAGCATTCAGGGGAGCGGAGTTTGCCGTCACCCAGCCGGGGACCAATACTCTGGAACTCATGTACCGGAGAATTCCCTTCTGCGTGCTTGTGCCCTTCACCTCTCTGCGGAAAATTCCCCTTCCGGGGCTTCCCGGTCTGTTCGCCTCCCTCCCGGGGATCGGGCCGAGTCTTCGGGAAACGGTTCTCAGGCGCAGGAGGAAAAAAATGGAACTTCTGGCCTGGCCGAACCGACTCGCGGGAAGAATGCTGGCGGAAGAATTTATCGGGGACTATTCCCCCGAAACGGCGGCGGAGTTCGTGATCTCGTGGCTCCGGGACCGGTCCAGGAGGGACGGGCTCCGGGACGCCCTCGGGGAAGTGGCCGCATCGGCTCCTCCCGGCGCCGCCGCTGCCGTCGCCGACGAAATAGAAAGGATGGCTGTCAGGGAATGA
- a CDS encoding ELM1/GtrOC1 family putative glycosyltransferase — MTACPSLVFLLSDGIRGHLFQGRGVAGWLSRFTGADVVEMDVPRPTGWERISLFQWKARFLPSMDGAGAARWIEEAGAGHLLDSAKHELTAKKCGGNTALFLSAGSGAAPFTLALARATGQKCCTIMTPSVLGTAPFDFAVVPEHDHPEKRNNVLSTLGAPNAIFPDELELKGWELAQKYPPGETDGQENRWGVLVGGDDANYRVSPEWVRRTIGPILEVGRTAGADIYITTSRRTSPEAEEELLRLTEGHPSVRMVLLASKDPFNPVPGMLGLCPRIFVTEDSVSMVSEAVTAGREVFLLRTGRQSRAGTALQEATAFLVRKRLLPGSCLWGIPRFDALFSGLASRGFLKEAPYDKLYTSTGTSVSLHPDGPVLNEAKRAAEWIVEKWGV; from the coding sequence GTGACGGCCTGTCCCTCCCTGGTCTTTCTTCTGAGCGATGGCATCCGGGGTCACCTCTTCCAGGGAAGGGGCGTCGCCGGGTGGCTCTCCCGCTTCACCGGGGCCGACGTGGTTGAAATGGACGTTCCCCGTCCCACAGGGTGGGAGCGGATCAGCCTCTTTCAATGGAAGGCCCGGTTTCTTCCCTCCATGGACGGCGCCGGGGCTGCCCGCTGGATTGAAGAAGCCGGCGCGGGGCACCTGCTTGACAGTGCGAAGCACGAGCTGACCGCAAAGAAATGCGGCGGAAACACAGCCCTCTTTCTCTCCGCGGGGAGCGGCGCCGCCCCCTTCACCCTCGCCCTCGCCAGGGCGACAGGGCAGAAATGCTGCACCATCATGACCCCGTCGGTGCTGGGGACGGCTCCCTTCGATTTTGCCGTTGTTCCCGAGCACGACCATCCGGAAAAAAGGAACAACGTTCTTTCCACCCTCGGGGCGCCGAACGCCATATTCCCCGACGAACTCGAGCTGAAAGGGTGGGAGCTTGCCCAGAAATACCCCCCCGGAGAAACGGACGGGCAGGAGAACCGGTGGGGTGTGCTCGTGGGGGGCGATGACGCAAACTACCGGGTTTCGCCTGAATGGGTGCGCCGGACTATAGGGCCGATTCTCGAAGTTGGCAGAACAGCGGGCGCCGACATCTACATCACCACCTCCAGGCGGACCAGCCCGGAGGCCGAGGAGGAACTGCTCAGACTGACGGAAGGCCATCCCTCGGTAAGGATGGTCCTTCTCGCGTCAAAGGACCCCTTCAATCCCGTTCCCGGCATGCTCGGACTCTGCCCCCGCATATTCGTCACCGAGGACTCCGTTTCCATGGTCTCCGAGGCAGTTACCGCAGGCAGGGAGGTTTTCCTCCTCAGGACCGGACGGCAGAGCCGTGCCGGGACGGCCCTTCAGGAGGCGACGGCCTTCCTGGTAAGAAAAAGACTCCTTCCGGGAAGCTGCCTCTGGGGAATACCCCGGTTCGACGCCCTTTTCTCCGGTCTTGCCTCCAGGGGATTTCTGAAAGAAGCCCCCTATGATAAACTGTATACGTCAACGGGGACATCCGTGTCCCTCCACCCGGATGGTCCGGTCCTCAACGAGGCGAAGCGTGCTGCGGAGTGGATTGTGGAGAAATGGGGAGTTTAG